Proteins co-encoded in one Arachis hypogaea cultivar Tifrunner chromosome 13, arahy.Tifrunner.gnm2.J5K5, whole genome shotgun sequence genomic window:
- the LOC112737558 gene encoding uncharacterized protein: MQFFHKPTKVQSLINFILVTSSFCGIYVLVSVLFLGTSKLVQFHSSSKYVSTPTQTTLDHVVFGIASSKGSWPKRKEFVKLWWKPNNSMKGCVFLDTLPDEEKQGRDDKNSLPPLCVSQDTSRFRYTCHGGLRSAIRVARVVAETVALNHSNVRWYVFGDDDTVFFPENVVKTLSKYDHELWYYIGSHSEVYEQNRLFGFGMAFGGAGFAISSSLAKVLAKVFDSCIQRYHFLYGSDGRVYSCLAELGVGLTHEPGFHQVDLRGNTFGLLAAHPVSPLLSLHHPEYTDPIFPNMTTTQALRHFFGAVKVDSQRMLQQTVCYNSRFSWTISVSWGYTVQVFPNHMPLREVIKVQETFRQWRKGNLLAKSFTFNTVEPHHDPCKRPTIFFLDSVSSGKDGIISSYKRSFRNCSSDASSLMRLESIKVVSDKLDLGIKQLKAPRRHCCDVLPSSGGDQMEIEVRECKDEELIYMH; encoded by the exons aTGCAGTTTTTTCACAAACCTACCAAGGTTCAGTCTCTGATTAATTTCATTCTAGTCACTAGTTCATTTTGTGGCATATATGTTCTTGTATCAGTGTTGTTCTTGGGAACATCAAAGCTAGTACAATTTCATTCTTCATCAAAATACGTGTCAACACCAACACAAACAACTCTTGATCATGTTGTGTTTGGGATTGCATCAAGCAAAGGATCATGGCCTAAGAGAAAAGAGTTTGTTAAATTGTGGTGGAAACCAAACAATTCAATGAAGGGTTGTGTGTTCTTGGATACACTACCAGATGAAGAGAAGCAAGGTAGGGATGATAAGAATTCCCTCCCTCCTCTCTGCGTCTCTCAAGACACTTCCCGGTTTCGCTACACGTGCCACGGTGGCCTGAGGTCAGCCATACGCGTGGCACGTGTAGTTGCCGAGACAGTGGCCTTGAACCATTCAAACGTGAGGTGGTATGTGTTCGGCGACGACGACACCGTCTTCTTCCCGGAGAATGTGGTGAAGACACTTTCTAAGTATGATCATGAGCTATGGTACTATATTGGTTCGCACTCTGAGGTTTATGAGCAGAATAGGTTGTTTGGTTTTGGAATGGCTTTTGGCGGCGCTGGTTTTGCCATCAGTTCTTCCCTTGCAAAGGTTTTAGCCAAGGTTTTTGATTCTTGTATTCAAAGATACCATTTTCTCTATGGTAGTGATGGCAGGGTGTATTCTTGCTTAGCTGAACTTGGTGTTGGATTAACACATGAACCAGGTTTTCACCAG GTGGATTTGCGCGGAAATACCTTTGGCTTATTGGCTGCACATCCAGTGTCTCCATTGTTGTCCTTGCATCATCCAGAATACACTGATCCAATCTTTCCAAACATGACAACTACACAAGCTTTGAGACATTTCTTTGGAGCAGTGAAGGTTGATTCTCAGAGGATGCTGCAACAAACAGTCTGCTATAACAGCAGGTTTTCGTGGACGATTTCCGTGTCTTGGGGATACACGGTTCAGGTTTTCCCTAACCATATGCCATTGAGAGAAGTTATCAAGGTTCAAGAAACATTCAGGCAGTGGAGAAAGGGAAACTTGTTGGCCAAGTCATTTACTTTCAACACTGTAGAGCCTCACCATGATCCATGTAAAAGGCCAACCATTTTCTTTCTTGATAGTGTTTCTTCCGGAAAAGATGGCATCATAAGCAGTTACAAGAGATCTTTCAGAAATTGCTCGAGCGATGCATCGTCACTAATGAGGTTGGAATCGATCAAAGTGGTCTCCGATAAGCTCGATCTTGGCATCAAACAG TTGAAGGCTCCAAGGAGGCACTGCTGTGATGTATTGCCATCAAGTGGTGGTGACCAGATGGAAATTGAAGTCAGAGAATGCAAAGATGAAGAATTGATTTATATGCACTGA